ATTTATCATAAACTAATATTAATAATGTACTATTAATTTGTATGCAATATATTCTTATATTCTGTTAAATCGCTGTAGTTTTTCAATAGATCTTTTTGATTTACACATCTTCTGTTACACATACACAATAGCTCAAATGCCtttaaacattgttttcattcaagATAATTTACGTCCATTAAGCCATTCTTTTCTTGTCAGAAAAGTATTTACGATTATGATTAGCCCGACTGGATTTGTGTTTTTCTTTCCACGCTCTGTTTTTCAAAACCTCTCCTGTCTGGCCTTTCCCTTTCGCTCCACCTTTCACGTCATACTTTTTATCTTGCTTAGCATTTTGAGGTTGACCACCACTCTGTGACTTTTGTCCCTGTGCTCTTTGATGTTTCCACTGGGCACGCTCCTCTGCTCTTTGGCGAATCAAAGCTGGGTTTGGTACAAAGTTATCCCTCATTGCTTCTTTGTCAGATTCCTCAGAACTCTCCTCACTCTCATTATCCTCAACCTCTGGCCGTTGCTTTAAAACTCTGGGCACGGTAAAGGGTCTTATCTGTGACAGTTCATCAGCAGAATCAGCGTCATCTGCACCAACGTTGATTGTGTCGTAAGTATCATCATATTCATCATCATACAATTCATCACCGTCTCCACTGTCCTCAACATAAACCTTTTCATATCCAtacttttttgagagcatagaCTTAACATCTACCAAGTCTTTTGCGTTTAAGTCCACATTATCAGTCTTTTCCCTTTTCCCTTTGTAAACCAATGACATGTCAACTTTGTCTTTGCTGAACACATCAAATTCATCATGGTCAAAGACACTGGCTCTGTGTGAAATAGCAGACTCCTCAGGCTGTGGTCCTACTTCTCTCGGCAGATTTCTGTCCACGTTTTGTAGAGACAATGGTAATTTATCTTCCAAAACAAAGTTGATTACTTTTTCAACATCATACTCTGCTTCCTCCAGGCACAACTCAATAAAGCCATCTCCTAAATCAGGTAACAAGTCTTTTACTGCTGCAATCATAGAGTCTAACTCCACACCTGTTTTCACTGGTGCACAAGCTCCCATCAAGtcttcattatttttatctGTCGATGAGTAGATAGGTGTGTTGCTAGTTCCCTGTGGATCATCTTCTATCGGTCCTGGAGATCCATCCGGAGAAGTTCTGCCACCTCTGGTGGTGGCACCAGTAGGTTCTCTTCTCTTTCCAAAAGTGGCAAAGGCGGAACTAAATGCATCCTGAATGTAATGGATCCTTGTTTCATCAATGTCAAAAGAAGACTGAGTTAAGATATccatataattttgaaaaggaTAACAACTCTCGAAGTCTGCCAGGAACCGACGTTCATTTAGCACTGCTGACAAAGTCTCAATGAATCCATCTACATGATCATCGGGACAATTTCTGTTTTCCAGTATAGGCTCCAAATAGCAGTTGTAAATAATCAAGTGAACTGTTTTCATCAAGGATTTTTTAGCTTGTGCAACTTTTTGCCTTGAATATTGTTTCAATCTGTAGTCCTCTAAATCTCTTTTCTTCACTTCAGAGAGCAAAGCAGGTACTATATCATACAACTCTGACAGATGTTGAATGAAATTAGTTTGATGTAGAATCTGGGATGCTGCAGGATGGCATTCCACAAAGCTTGAAAGTGTCACACCAATGTCTgctatatacaaaattaaatcttgTAAATCCAGGACACTTAATGTTTCCATAGTTTGATCTTCTTTTCCATCATGTAACTTCTGAGGCGAATTGCTTTTGTCTGATGAACATGGCATCCCACATTTCTTCTTCATATCTTCAAATGCCTGGTAAATAGTTGGAATCGCACACGACAGATCTTCGTAGTACTTTGGTTGCTGAGTAAAGATGTTATTAATCATTTTACTGAGCAGTGCTTCGTTGCTTGGTCCAAAAAGGACGCATATGTCAAACAACTTCGGAATGTCAAAGATGAAGTTCTCGTATATAATCTCTCCGAAAACTGCTGGTGTTATGAAACTGTCTTTATCTTCTTTGTGTGTAGCAAGACGTAGACAGGTCATGAAGATCATTCGGTGGACTTCATCATGCTGGTCTTGGAAATCTTCGGGTAACCCATACACTGCCTCACTGGATCTTGGTGCGTTTTTCAAGTAGGTGTCAATCAGACTATGTAAGCTTTCATCAAATATAGCCTGACACCAGAACTTATCATGACTCAACCGTAGAAGCCTATGGAGATCCATAGCAATGAAGCGAATTCTGTCACCCCATTCCTCCAATTGTGCAGCATCAGCTGGTGGAGGGACATATGACAAAAACTGTATATCCTCAACACGACTTGGATCCAATGCTTGAATACTCCTGACTACTCCATTAACTTCTTCTTTTACTCGAAGTTCATCCAAAGGCACAGGCATGGCGTGCAAGGTGTCTGCCTAGTATTTAGTCTGTTGAATTAAATGTTTCGCCACCACACCTGGGACTTGCACGTCAAAATGAAAGTCAAGCGTCTAGTTGATTGAgacttttgtaaaaataaaggagATTTCGAACCCGATTGCTAAAGATGCACGGAATAAGTGGGGGTCCATGCAGACTTTACTCCCCTTCAAAATTTAACTGATTCAATCCacccccagcccccccccccccccccccccgagaatttttttaaatccacgCATACAAGGGTAACATTGCTTTTGAAAGCCCCTTTggacaaaatattgtaaaacctATACTGGAAGTGAGAGAATGTATATAGACTTTTCCAGTATCTCTTCTCAAAGGTGCAAATCATTGCATGTAAACGGctaaatatgaataatttatgACCTTTGCagtattttttgcaaaacaattttgtttaccgacgttatatttttttctattttctctCACCTACAGCGAATAATAGAAAAGAAACTTATCGTTTTGCTTAGATTCAACAACTGTCAAAGagggcgaaaataaaatttagatgAAAATTACACTGTACTTCATCATTAAACAACTGTGAATAGTATGTATTGCCTAATTAACGTTGAGGGTGCCATTTTTTTCGGTCCACTTGATGGTTCACATTACTAGTATACCATTGATCAATGTTGTCCAAAGCCTTTTTACAGGATAGATTATACAAACCAGGGTTTGCGGTCATTTCAATTTAATTGGGAGAGGGTTTTAATTTATAGTATTATTTGATCGCTGCTAAAAACTATTGAGTTTTAAGAAACGATCTCTTGTTTTAACAAGCCACGTTCATATTCAGTATTTGAAAGTAAATTGTTTAACCATTTTGATTCATGCAGACTATAAGGAtgatgtcaatttaaaaaaaattcatttaccGCGTAATAACGAGATTTTCATGCCGATTTGACCATAAATCTTTCATTGcaaaaacaaaagaattatGTCATATTTTTGAAGTCCCTCTCTTTAGTACAATATCGTTAATATTTCCTAACCACGTGATAACTGTATTGAGTCAGAAACATCTTTACTGGCCCCATTCTGCTCCCCATGGgcggagtggaccgaaaacaGTAAGCTAGCGATGATATGTCGGAATCACGATACCATTTTTCGGTATCATCTCGTTATTGCGAGAACTTTCGTAATCACGAtatattttctcgttattacgagatataTCACCTCGTTATGAGATTATAATTTAGTCATTAATTATGAACGACTATGTTCTTAAAATTCTATCCTTTTATCCGTTACAATTTTAAGCCTGTATATAGCGATCTTCGTAGGCGGATAATAGGATCTGAATTTCATCCGATTGAattacaagatttttttaatacagcaTTTTTCTCTTATATACAACATCCAGTACACATTTTTATATGGATTAAAaaaagtgaggggggggggcgtaAACTTAACATTTCCAATGATAACCTAGCCTAATCACGGTAAACTCGGGCATGAGGATGGTGATCGTTAGGCACATTTACATCTTTACATTATGACACATTGGGAATATACTGAAAGGATATCAATGCAGTATggcaaatataatatattatatcaacCCCCAACCCCCAGTCCCCACCGGCAAAAATAAATCTAGACAATAGTTTCGTCAGCTGAacttttgatatcaattttgttttgtctGCCTAAAAAAAGTGTTTCGACAGTTTCCAGTTGGCTTGAAAACATATTTCTGTATTTAAGGGATGCAAACAATAGTGCCCAATTTGCTATGTGCGAGTATCAGTTTccgaatacatgtatacatgtaactttttgCACTTAGTGGAAATGTGGGGGATAGTACGAAAGCCCATTTAGCTCATTTTTGAAGGTAAAAAAAAGTATCGCGAATAAACCCGTAATTTTC
This portion of the Magallana gigas chromosome 7, xbMagGiga1.1, whole genome shotgun sequence genome encodes:
- the LOC105329462 gene encoding activating signal cointegrator 1 complex subunit 2, with translation MPVPLDELRVKEEVNGVVRSIQALDPSRVEDIQFLSYVPPPADAAQLEEWGDRIRFIAMDLHRLLRLSHDKFWCQAIFDESLHSLIDTYLKNAPRSSEAVYGLPEDFQDQHDEVHRMIFMTCLRLATHKEDKDSFITPAVFGEIIYENFIFDIPKLFDICVLFGPSNEALLSKMINNIFTQQPKYYEDLSCAIPTIYQAFEDMKKKCGMPCSSDKSNSPQKLHDGKEDQTMETLSVLDLQDLILYIADIGVTLSSFVECHPAASQILHQTNFIQHLSELYDIVPALLSEVKKRDLEDYRLKQYSRQKVAQAKKSLMKTVHLIIYNCYLEPILENRNCPDDHVDGFIETLSAVLNERRFLADFESCYPFQNYMDILTQSSFDIDETRIHYIQDAFSSAFATFGKRREPTGATTRGGRTSPDGSPGPIEDDPQGTSNTPIYSSTDKNNEDLMGACAPVKTGVELDSMIAAVKDLLPDLGDGFIELCLEEAEYDVEKVINFVLEDKLPLSLQNVDRNLPREVGPQPEESAISHRASVFDHDEFDVFSKDKVDMSLVYKGKREKTDNVDLNAKDLVDVKSMLSKKYGYEKVYVEDSGDGDELYDDEYDDTYDTINVGADDADSADELSQIRPFTVPRVLKQRPEVEDNESEESSEESDKEAMRDNFVPNPALIRQRAEERAQWKHQRAQGQKSQSGGQPQNAKQDKKYDVKGGAKGKGQTGEVLKNRAWKEKHKSSRANHNRKYFSDKKRMA